AAAGATAATAAGAGGCTGTATCTAATCTGTTCATAAAACACTTGGTAAATTCATGAAATAATCCGCATAAGTTTATCTATTAGATTGATTAATTGGCAATCTTTTAATGCATTTGGTTGAATCAATTAAAAGCAGCCGGGGACAGGATTATTTAGTTTCGCACAGAAATTTTCGGTTTTGTTAAGCATCTTAACTTCGCTTGGATCGCATCCAAGGATTTGGCAGCTTCCAATCACAAACATCTCTGTAGCACCTTTTACAACCATTTCTTGGGCAAATCGAACGCTACTATTCCAAGTTGGCAAATAAGGTCGTACAAAGCCCATGAAGTTCCCAAGTTTCCAGTTGGCTGGTTTTTGAGCTTGTTTATGTGCTATGTGTTTTCTAAAAGCTCTCTGGATTTTTGTCGCGGCTATTGTTCTTTTCAGCTTTTGCATGACTAGCTGTTGCTGTTTTAATTTCTTTAAATGAGTGATAGCTTGTGTATTTTCTAAACTAAATATTTTAATCGGAATGGTGACTAGTAAAATCGGAAGTGAAATCAAACTGATCGCGATAGCTAAGCCCAGAGATCGGGAGGTGGCGTATTTATATTTTTCATCACCATTTAAATCATGAAAAAAGACAACGCGCTTTCCCCCAAATAAGGCATAGACCCCTTGATTGTGAAAATCAGCCCAACGCAGGATGCGTGACTTATCTTGATAATTAAAGAAATCAAAACGGTCAATCATGTGAGTCTCTGCGTACAAAGGGGTTAATAGATCTGAAAGATAGCCTGAATAGAGTAGTCATCATTGCTTTTTAGAAAGGCTATTTTTTACATGCCGAAGAATAATACTGGTTCGCATGTTTTGTAATCAAGATGAGGTTATAAGATTTCTGCGATCCAATGATTTCCAATTGGGTTTCCAAAGGGGCGCAAGAGTTAATGAGAAATCTCTTTTTTGGGTTTGCCTATAAAAATAGTCGCTGGTAGTCTTTTTGGGATTTGAGAAGTTTTCCAGGCTGAAATTCGGTGGTTTCCTTCATAAAGTTGGTATCTTTTGAGGGCTGTAGGAGATGGATTCTTCCACAGAACTATACCTCTTAATTCAGAAACCTGAAACTGTTCTTCACTTGGAAAAAGGATTTCAACATTTTTTAGCATCCAATCGATTTCCAAGGCATTTATCTCGACTTTTCTCCACCTGGCTTCTTCTCTTTCAGATTTCCAGAGCTGAAATTGACCTCTTACAGATTGAAAAATGGATTCAATCAATGCAATGTTTGGATTTTCATTTTTAGGGCTGAGATCGGCTCGTTTCGGGAATGTTGGTCGAATATATTTTGAAAACTGACATTCCGGCGACCATTCATTATACAGCCAGGTCTGTTTGATTTCAAAAGTTGAAGTTAATTTTGTCACCATAGAGCCCAAAGGGTACTTTGAAAATATATTTTGGGCTAAAGAGGTTACTTCAGAATGATGCGAAGATGGTGTTATAGATTCATTTATTTTTTTTATTTGATCTGTTGCTATTCCGATGGGATCCATAGATACCTTTTTGCCTGTGTGTTTTTGTGATAAGAAAGATTGTGCGAAAAAAAACATTTTACCGCGATTTTTTAGTGATTATAGATTCACAAATCATGAAAGATCGGAATATGCATATAATGACTCAAAGAGGTAAAATGCTAAATGAAGAAAAGCATTAGCTTTCATCATTGTCGAGAGGATTTTGCAGAAAAAAAATACATAAATTTTCTTTTTTTTCATTTAGGTATTGCACAAAAAATCGATTTCAGTATAAGATCTCATCTTTAAATTAAGCGTGTACGACATTACTGGGGTGTCGCCAAGCGGTAAGGCAGCGGTTTTTGGTACCGCCATGCGAGGGTTCGAATCCTTCCACCCCAATTACGACTTAAATACTGGAATAGTTAAATGCCCAGTCCGTCATCACACTTGCTTTTGTTTTCCGGGTCATCACATCCGACATTAGCTCAACAAGTGGCCGACTATCTGGGAGTTAAGCTAGGTCAAGTTCAGTTAGAGCGTTTTCCAGATGGAGAAATTTCCGTTCAAATTTTGGAAAATGTGCGTGGACGAGACACGTTTGTTATTCAACCGATTGCTCTCGACCCAAACAACTACTTGATGGAGCTTCTTATAATGATTGATGCTCTTAAACGAGCGTCAGCCCATAGCATAGCAGCCGTCATCCCTTATTATGGGTATTGCCGGCAAGATCGCAAAGATAAACCCCGTGTTCCGATTACAGCTAAGTTGGTGGCCAATCTCTTAGTAGATGCCGGAGCAACAAGAATCTTAACGATGGACTTGCATGCAGGGCAACTTCAAGGTTTTTTTGATATTCCTGTTGACAATTTGCAAGCGCGTCTCCGTCTAGGAGAAGCCTTCAATGATCTGATGCCAAGCAATTTTGCTGTTGTAGCCCCTGATGTGGGAAGTGTTAAACTCGCAAGAGATTATGCACATCAACTCGGAGTGGATTTAGCAATAGCAAGTAAACACCGGACGAGTGTATCAGATGTGCAAATTGCAACTCTATTTGGGGATGTCGAAGGAAAAGATGTACTTCTCGCTGATGATATGTGTTCCACCGCTGGAACGCTAGTGTCAGCTGCGAAAGCGTGCCAAGAGAAGGGAGCCCGTCGGATTTTTGCTGCAGTTACGCACGGTTTATTTGTTGGAAATGCCGTTGCAAGAATTGAAAAAAGTCCCATTGAAACGGTGCTCGTAAGTAATACAATTCCTTACACAGATCGACTTAGTCAATCGACTAAAATCAAAATCGTATCTGTCGCAAGTCTCTTAGGTCAGGCAATCAGCTGTATTTTATCACGGCAGTCCATCTCTTCCCTATACGAAATTAACGAAGCGTAGCATTGAGCGATAGCTAAACTTAGCGCTTTGCTTGCAGCAGGCTCAGAAATTTACATGTGAACCCTGTCTGCTTTTCACTTAACTTAGGTTTTTGGAGGATCCATGAAACTCAAAGCTTTTAAACGAAATGTTGAAAAAAGATGTAACGTCAATAAGCTACGTCGCGAAGGAAAAATTCCTGCGGTTATTTATAAAAAAGGAAGTTCTGGTGAAGAACTTTCAGTAGACAGTATCATGTTTACAGCAGCTCTCCGTAAAGTTGAGCCAGGCCATCTTTCAACAACAATTTTTATTCTTGAAGATGAAAATGGTGCTGAAAGACGAGTCATTGTTAAAGAAATCCAATACAACGTCACAAATTATGATGTGATTCACTTGGATTTTGAAGAATTAATTGATGGAACACCTGTCAATGTGAAAGTGCCAATCGAAATCGTAGGCGTTGCTGATTGCCCAGGAATTAAATTAGGTGGCGTTCCACGTCAGGTTATCCGTTCATTGAAAGTACGCTGCTTGCCAAAAGATATTCCAGCTTCATTCCCGATTGACATTTCAACTTTGTCCCTCGGCGAATCAAGACGTCTTTCTGATTTGGAAATCGCAAATACACTCCGTCCTTTGATGAATTTGAGTGAAGTTGCTGTTGCCATCGTTAAACGTTAAGGATTGAATTTTGGAAGAAGTATCCAAACAACACCTCTTTGTAGGACTGGGAAATCCTGGCAAGAAATATGAGATGACTCGACATAACATTGGGTTTCTCGTCCTTCAAGCCTATGCTCAGCAGTTTGGATTTACACTTGCACCAGATAGTAAATTTAAGGGAACGGTAGCAAAAAAGAAATTTCACTCAGGAGAAGTTCATCTTTTGCTGCCTGCCACCTTTATGAATGAAAGCGGGCAAGCTGTTAAACGTTATGTCGATTTTTACAAGATTCCCATTTCATCTATGACGGTTGTTGTGGATGATGCCGATCTTTCCTTTGGAGCTATACGCTTAAGATCGCAGGGGAGTGCAGGTGGGCATAACGGACTTAAAAGCATTATTAGCCACTTAGGAACTACCCAATTTGCACGTTTGCGAATGGGAATTGGCCGTCCAGATCGAGAAAGTTCACTGGATGACCTAGCAGATTATGTATTAGATAACTTTTCACAAAATGAGATGCCTCATTTAGCCTCCTTCTTACAACAAGGGGCTAACATTTTAGAGAGATTACTGACGCAAGACCTGGCAGCAGCCATGAATGTCGTCAATAAGAGTTCTTAGGCATTTCACTAACTTTATGAGGCCATCACACATGGCCGGGAGAATAAGCAATGAGTGAAAAACAAAAGCATTTATACGAGGGGATGTATGTCATCAGCGCGACACTAAGCGATGAGGCACGCAAGAAAGCCCTTGAAAAGATTCAAAATGGAATCACTGAACATGGGGGAGAAATCCTTAAAGTTCACGACCAAGGAAGACGTCGATTGGCCTACCAAATCGATGGACACCGCGAAGGGTACTATTATTTACTTTATTTTAGTGTCGATCCTGCCGCTATTTCCGAACTTTGGCATGATTATCATTTAAACGAAGATCTGATCCGTTTCATTACTCTACGCACAGATAAAGTAATGGAAAAAATTGAGTTTAAATCTTTGGTTGAAGCACAGTAAGGAGTATTTAAGTATGTCAACAAGAAACACAAAGCGTGCACATCCAAGAGATCAGCGTGCGCGTAAGCGTAAAACATGTCCTTTTACTGCTGCTGGGATCACAGAAATTGATTACAAAGATGTGAGTACCCTCAGCAAGTTCATTACCGAGCGAGGTAAAATTTTGCCACGTCGTATTACTGGTGTCTCAGCCTATCACCAAAAACGTTTAGCAGAAGCCATTAAGCGAGCACGTCATATCGCTTTGTTGCCGTTTGTGGCTGAAGTATAAGATTAACAGATTAGGAGATAAGTCTCATGGCACACAAATTGCTATTAATTGAAGATGTAGAAAATCTTGGACGAAGCGGAGATCTCGTATCAGTTAAGCCTGGATACGCACGTAATTTCCTTTTGCCTCAAGGCGTTGCAGTTCCTGCAGATAAGCGTTCTCTTAGAATGCGAGCACGTTTACAAGAAGAACGTGAGAAAAAAGCTGCTGTGGACAGATCTGAATCAGAAAAAATTGCAGCTCAATTGGCTGAAGTCACTTTGACATCTATTGTGAAAGTTGACCATGATGGACATATGTATGGTTCCGTGTCAATTGCAGATATTGCTCATTTACTTTCTACTCAGCAAGTTGAATTAGAGAAGCGTTCTATTGGTCTAAAGCATCCTATTAAAGAAATTGGAGTTTACACAATTCCAGTGAAATTAAAAGAAGGTGTGACAGGATCGTTTACGTTGAAAGTGATTTCAGAAGAAGCTAGCCGTCAGGCAGCAGAGGCTGAAAGCGCAGAAAAAAGCGAATAATTACGCGATTATTTTTACCACAAAGAGCACAGCAATGTGATCTTTGTGGTTTATTCATTTTCTCTCCTTGGAGTTTCTGGCATGCTCACCCTCTATTCTCCAGCTAAAATCAATCTTTTCTTACAGATTCTTTCGCGTCAAGATGATGGATATCACCGTTTGGCAACCCTCATGCAAACCATTAAGTTAGCCGACACCTTGCATGTTGCGCTTGCGGATCAAGATGAGCTAACGTGTACCGACCCTTCCATCCCTACAGATGGATCAAATTTAGTTTTAAAAGCAGCCAAGCTGTTTCGTGAAATAAGTGGTTTGTCCGTTGGAATTCGAGTGCATTTGGAAAAAAAAATCCCTCATCAAGCTGGTTTGGGAGGAGGGAGTAGCAATGCCGCTACCACGCTATGGGCTCTCAACCAACTCACTGGCCAAACATTATCGACATTTCAACTGATGCAAGCAAGTGGAAAAATAGGTTCGGATATCCCTTTCTTTTTTTCTAAAGGAACAGCCTTTTGTACAGGGCGCGGAGAGATTGTGCAAGCACTCCCTCCTTTTCAAAATGAATCCGTTACAATTGTTAAACCTACAGAGGGATTGGAGACAGCTAGGATCTACGGTCAATTGGATTTGAATGATACTTGCAAAGAGAATTCCGAACGATTGCTCCATTCGTTTATGTATCCCAATCAGATTCCTCTTTTGGTGAATGATCTCGAGAAACCCGCCTTCGGCTGTTTGCCTCAGCTGGAAGATTTAAAGCGGCAATTGCAGCGATCAGGATTTAAATCTGTTCTGATGTCTGGGAGTGGTTCTGCATTTTTTTGTTTGGGTCAATCTGAAAAAGAACTTCCGACAGACCTCTTTAGTTGCCAGACAAGCTTTGTTAATCGCTCTGCAGAAAATTGGTATACGCTTTAATTCTGTCCCCAAGTTGGTTGATAAACTGTATTGTTTCCTGAGGAGTGAGAATCCCTGCTTGAATGGAGGGGCCTGCAATTTGCAGAAGCTCGATTTGAAAACTTTCTAATGAAAGGGGTTCTCGTGTATCCACATATCCTTCCTCGATAAGTACTTCTTTTAGCCTAGACAATGTTTGCAGACGAAAACCTTTTAATCGCTCATCTTGTTTTGCTGCTAAGATTTCAAGCAGTTTAGAACTGTTGTAATGAGTTTGATCTGCGATGGCTAAGATGGGCTCAAGGTATTTATCACTCACTCCACAACGCGTTAGAATTTCGGCATCAATAGCTTTTCCTCTTCCCACATTCCAGCATGCGAAAAATTGCTCTAGGATGAGTCCCTTTGAGGCAATTTTTTTCCAAGTCTTTTCATTTCCAAAAGAACGTTGGATTTTACCTAACTCCATCTGTTGCTTCAATTGGCCGTACGTTTGGATGTGCAAATGTTGCAAATAATAAAGCTCTTCGGCTTCCTCTAAAAGATGATAAACATGCACATGTCCCTTCCCTAGATGCGGAATGATTTGGGGGATTGTAAAAAAGGCCGCATAATCTACAAGAGTTTCTTCTGGCAATGGCTGTCGAGTTTGCATAGGGATCATGCTGGGGACTATTTTTTCTAATGGTTGCATCGATGAAAGATCAATCCGATTGAAAGTTAAACCTTTGTGATCTTTTACAACCTGTTCCCAAGCGTGCATATCGGCTTCACGGCAGGTAAAATAAAAAATCTGTCTGCCTGCAGCAGCGATTTCACAGAGAGATCTTGCTATTTCATAAAAACGTTCCGTGTCTGACCCACTGAGGGTTTCATCTAAGAAAAAGGGTAAGGGTTTTTTCTCTTTTTCAATGAAGAGATTAAACGCTAATCTAACAGCCAAGATGAGCTGAGATTGTGTTCCTCGAGAAAGTTCATGGAGTTTTTTGATTTCGCAAGACTTTGTGTCGTAAGCTAAAAATTCAAATCCATTTGTCGTTTGCTCAGGAATAATTAAGGAAAAATGTGCTTTTGTAAAGCGCGAAAACCACTCATTGGCGATCGAAAAGACTTCGGGTTGGCTCTCTCTTTGATAGTCCTTTTCAATTTTATCTAGAAGGGTCTGACCAGCAATCGCTAGCCCAAATTCTTCAAATACACGTTCAAACTTTGCTTGTTTTTCCAGCACTTGTGTATGTGCATCTTCGAGTTGATAAGCATTTTCAGCGAACTGAAGAGCTTGTTTGATTGCGGTTTTTTTCTCCATCCATCGTTCTATGCCTTTTGCCATGAGCAAAGAGGTATTTTTCAAATTTTGGAGCTCAACATGTGAAAGATTTAAAAGATTTGGATGTTGTGCTAACCGTTGCTTTAAGACTTCTGCTTCAATTTGTTTGTGTTGGTAGGTTTGACGCAATTGATGGTAAGCAGAAAATAGATGTAAGCATTCTAACAAAATCTCTTCGGAGGTACATTCACAGCGTTTGTACAAGGCGTCTATGTTTTCTTGCAAAACATTCAGATCTTGCTTAAGATGATCAAATTGCTCTTGTAAATGGGAGAGATGACTTTGACAAGTACGAATTTGTTCGAATTGATGACAAACATCTAAAAATAGCTGCCAAGCGCGCGCATGATGGGTTAATTCTTGTTCGGTAAAAACATGAAAAAATGCGCATAGCTTTTTGAGAATGGTTTTTTCTTCATCGACATGCAATGCAAGTTTTTGCTCATGATTTTCAATACTCGTTTGTAAAAGAATCACATTCTTAATCGAGTCATAAAGAATCGGATATGAAATACGTTCTTGCTCCATGGGATAAAGTTCCAATGCTGCACACAGATGGTCCCATTGCTTTTCTAAGCTTTCAGCATGAAAGGATAATTCTTGACGAAGACCAGTATCTTCCTGATGACGAAGAGCTTGTCCCCAATGGCTTTCGATTGCATTTAGTGTGTGTGCAACATCTTCATCGCTCCATGCATGTGGAAGCGGAAGCTGCAGGGCTTTGTATTGATTTTGAACTTTTTCTTTGGCTTGCTTAACAATATCGTAAGGATGATTCCATAACCATAGAAAAAGAGTCATTAATCCACATGAAGACCCCATGAGAGCCCATTCCCAAGGAAAGTTAGACAAAGACGGTATGATCAGAAAAAACAAACTTAAAAGTAAGGTAAATAAGCAGGCTACCCAATGTTGATTTGGACTGTAGGTACGTGTGGCCTTCCACAAATTTAAAAGGGCTGTGCCTTCGCGTAGTGTTTCAGGAGGATAGATGACCGTAGAGGAATTTTCAAGGATATGTATACGGGTTTGTATAATCTCTCGTTTTTGTTTAAGCACCTCATAATCTTGCGTCCATTGTTGAGCCCGCGAGAGTTCTTCCAAAGTAAAAGTATCCGTATGGGATAAATGAATAAAAGCTCGATACTTACTTAAAGATTGGTTTGCCTGGGTCAAAGCTTGTTTAACATGATTTTTGTCATCTTGGACTTCTTTTAGCTGATCGAGTAAGGCTTGAATGTTCTCTAAAGTTTGTGGAGAAGGTAAAGAAAGATGTGAAAAAGGAAGCCCTTTAAGCACTTCTTGTTCTTTGGTCATCTCTTTTTCAATTTTGTTAAGACGTAGGCCATATTCTTGCTTTTGCATGCGAAGCTGTTGATAGATCTCCTGATCATTTTCTCGAAATTTTTCAAGTTGAGCGGGATAACCACGTATTTGCATAGATAAAGCCTGCATCCCTTCATCAAGTTCTTTCCAGCGCAATGCATCTTCTAAGAGGGGAAGTAAGCTCTGAGAATGACTCGCTGCCTCAATCTCTTTCTCAATTGTAAAAAGGGACTCTTCGTCTTGTTTAAGAGATCGTTGTTGCTCTTTTGCTAAACGCAGATTCTTTAGAGCTAGATCAAGATCTTGTTTATCTGATTTGCCTTTGAAGCGTCCAATCGTGAAAAAAGGATGATTACGAACATGGCTAAGGTCATAGCCTCCACGAGCCTGTTTTGCGATCTCTGCAGCAAAGTCTTGATCAGAAGCCGAAGACAGAAGATCTTCAATCGTTAATGTATAGCAAGAAGCATAGGAAGGTGGAGGTAATTGTTTTTGTAGCTCAGGATTGGCGGGTGTACATTTCCAATGTTTTCCTTCTAAGGAAAGCTCTATTTTTTCTCCTTCTGTAATCCAAATGCTATGCAAGGAGGTTGGCTCTAAGTGAGAAAGAGAGGGCCATAACAGAGCTCGAATGGCTTTACAGGTCGTTGTTTTACCAACACCATTAGCTCCAATCACGACATGCAAATTAGACTTTGCTAAATCTTCTTGCTTGTAGCGTAGGCCTTGATGAAGAAAACCCGGCATGCGTCGAATATCGAGATATTTTAGCTTCATTCTTTTTCCTTTTGACTGAGCAGAAGATCGAGGGCTTGATAGCCAGATTGCAATAACCATGCTTTTATTTGCTCATCGGAAACTTCGAACTGGGAAAAGTATGCATACTTTTCTTGCGCAGAAGAAAGGCGTGCTCGTGTCATTTGCAAAATTGACTGAACATCTGGCAAGCTATTTTCTAGTGCAAGCAACTGCTTGGCCAGTAGACCCGCTGGATCAGAAAGTTCACTTAACTGTTTTAAATCATAAGAGGGCTGTGTGTAATTTTGCGTATGTTCAATGAAATACTCCACCGAGTTGATGGAAAAAAGGACGCGGTTTTGCATTTTTTCGATCAGGGTGGGGATTTGCCTATAAGCGGAATGACTGCCTATCAAAGTCAAACGACATCCTACAGCTTGCAAAAACGGAGAGTGGTTTTCAAAGGATGCATGCAATGCAGAAAATTCACGTATGAGTCTTTCTTCAAAGTTATCTATGTCCGTTTGAGAAATGGATAATTGGATATTTTCCCAACGAATTTTGGCAAAAGAAATGAAATTTTTTTTGATTTCATGATTTGGCAAAATTTCTAAAAGATGAGCTCCATGGTCACCATTTTCACTCGCATCTAAACCTTGAGGAGAACCACAATAAAAAACTAAGGGATTTTGATAAAGAGTAGTCGGTTTATGAATATGTCCTAAAGCCCAAGCTAATGGAGGCAATCCATCAAAATCCTGCACTTTTACAGGAGCGTATCGACTTAAAGCTGTTCCTGGGCAGTCACAATGTAAGAGGCCGATGACAGGGTCTGTCGAACTTATCGAGGGCAAGTCATTGTGATAGCGTTGTAGGGGATTATAAGACACATGATTTTCAGGAAAAGACCATCCATCAAATCGAATATTGCGGCAATTTAAAGTGAGAAGAAGCGATTCCCATTTTCCGTCTTTGCCTAATAAATGAAAGAAAGGGGACGATATGGTTTGGGCTAGTTTTCGAAAAACAGAGGCATCATGGTTTCCTGTCACGGCGATAAGGGGAATTTTGGCATCAATTAGTGCTCTGATACCCTTTTCAAAAACGTGAAAAGTCTCAAAAAAGAGGTCATCTTGATCTACAGCATCCCCACAAAGCAATACCGCGTCAATTTTATTTTCAGGAGACACAGCATAGTGTACAATCGCTTCCCAAGCCGCTCGAGATGTAAATTGTGTCGCCGTCAAGCCTTCCGGAAGAGGAGGAGAGCTGCGACCTAGATGCAAATCTGCTAAGCAAAGCAAGCGCACGGAGTTAGGCATGAGTGGTACACTCACATGTTTCTTCTTCTTCGGATTTTTCGGCGGGTTTGCTGACTAAACCCAGTGTTTTAAGCATGATTTGATCGCGATCAAAATCGGGGTTAGGTGTGGTTAAAAGCTTATCGCCAGTAAAAATTGAGTTTGCACCAGCCATGAAACACAAAGCTTGCTCAGCATCTGACAAAGAAAGTCGCCCAGCAGATAAGCGAACCATGGATTGTGGCATAATCAGCCGGGCTGTCGCGACCATGCGTAACATTTCCCAAACGGGGATTGGGGCTTGATTT
This Parachlamydia acanthamoebae DNA region includes the following protein-coding sequences:
- a CDS encoding ribose-phosphate diphosphokinase, producing the protein MPSPSSHLLLFSGSSHPTLAQQVADYLGVKLGQVQLERFPDGEISVQILENVRGRDTFVIQPIALDPNNYLMELLIMIDALKRASAHSIAAVIPYYGYCRQDRKDKPRVPITAKLVANLLVDAGATRILTMDLHAGQLQGFFDIPVDNLQARLRLGEAFNDLMPSNFAVVAPDVGSVKLARDYAHQLGVDLAIASKHRTSVSDVQIATLFGDVEGKDVLLADDMCSTAGTLVSAAKACQEKGARRIFAAVTHGLFVGNAVARIEKSPIETVLVSNTIPYTDRLSQSTKIKIVSVASLLGQAISCILSRQSISSLYEINEA
- a CDS encoding 50S ribosomal protein L25/general stress protein Ctc encodes the protein MKLKAFKRNVEKRCNVNKLRREGKIPAVIYKKGSSGEELSVDSIMFTAALRKVEPGHLSTTIFILEDENGAERRVIVKEIQYNVTNYDVIHLDFEELIDGTPVNVKVPIEIVGVADCPGIKLGGVPRQVIRSLKVRCLPKDIPASFPIDISTLSLGESRRLSDLEIANTLRPLMNLSEVAVAIVKR
- the pth gene encoding aminoacyl-tRNA hydrolase — translated: MEEVSKQHLFVGLGNPGKKYEMTRHNIGFLVLQAYAQQFGFTLAPDSKFKGTVAKKKFHSGEVHLLLPATFMNESGQAVKRYVDFYKIPISSMTVVVDDADLSFGAIRLRSQGSAGGHNGLKSIISHLGTTQFARLRMGIGRPDRESSLDDLADYVLDNFSQNEMPHLASFLQQGANILERLLTQDLAAAMNVVNKSS
- the rpsF gene encoding 30S ribosomal protein S6, with amino-acid sequence MSEKQKHLYEGMYVISATLSDEARKKALEKIQNGITEHGGEILKVHDQGRRRLAYQIDGHREGYYYLLYFSVDPAAISELWHDYHLNEDLIRFITLRTDKVMEKIEFKSLVEAQ
- the rpsR gene encoding 30S ribosomal protein S18; translation: MSTRNTKRAHPRDQRARKRKTCPFTAAGITEIDYKDVSTLSKFITERGKILPRRITGVSAYHQKRLAEAIKRARHIALLPFVAEV
- the rplI gene encoding 50S ribosomal protein L9, producing MAHKLLLIEDVENLGRSGDLVSVKPGYARNFLLPQGVAVPADKRSLRMRARLQEEREKKAAVDRSESEKIAAQLAEVTLTSIVKVDHDGHMYGSVSIADIAHLLSTQQVELEKRSIGLKHPIKEIGVYTIPVKLKEGVTGSFTLKVISEEASRQAAEAESAEKSE
- the ispE gene encoding 4-(cytidine 5'-diphospho)-2-C-methyl-D-erythritol kinase, giving the protein MVYSFSLLGVSGMLTLYSPAKINLFLQILSRQDDGYHRLATLMQTIKLADTLHVALADQDELTCTDPSIPTDGSNLVLKAAKLFREISGLSVGIRVHLEKKIPHQAGLGGGSSNAATTLWALNQLTGQTLSTFQLMQASGKIGSDIPFFFSKGTAFCTGRGEIVQALPPFQNESVTIVKPTEGLETARIYGQLDLNDTCKENSERLLHSFMYPNQIPLLVNDLEKPAFGCLPQLEDLKRQLQRSGFKSVLMSGSGSAFFCLGQSEKELPTDLFSCQTSFVNRSAENWYTL
- a CDS encoding AAA family ATPase, with amino-acid sequence MKLKYLDIRRMPGFLHQGLRYKQEDLAKSNLHVVIGANGVGKTTTCKAIRALLWPSLSHLEPTSLHSIWITEGEKIELSLEGKHWKCTPANPELQKQLPPPSYASCYTLTIEDLLSSASDQDFAAEIAKQARGGYDLSHVRNHPFFTIGRFKGKSDKQDLDLALKNLRLAKEQQRSLKQDEESLFTIEKEIEAASHSQSLLPLLEDALRWKELDEGMQALSMQIRGYPAQLEKFRENDQEIYQQLRMQKQEYGLRLNKIEKEMTKEQEVLKGLPFSHLSLPSPQTLENIQALLDQLKEVQDDKNHVKQALTQANQSLSKYRAFIHLSHTDTFTLEELSRAQQWTQDYEVLKQKREIIQTRIHILENSSTVIYPPETLREGTALLNLWKATRTYSPNQHWVACLFTLLLSLFFLIIPSLSNFPWEWALMGSSCGLMTLFLWLWNHPYDIVKQAKEKVQNQYKALQLPLPHAWSDEDVAHTLNAIESHWGQALRHQEDTGLRQELSFHAESLEKQWDHLCAALELYPMEQERISYPILYDSIKNVILLQTSIENHEQKLALHVDEEKTILKKLCAFFHVFTEQELTHHARAWQLFLDVCHQFEQIRTCQSHLSHLQEQFDHLKQDLNVLQENIDALYKRCECTSEEILLECLHLFSAYHQLRQTYQHKQIEAEVLKQRLAQHPNLLNLSHVELQNLKNTSLLMAKGIERWMEKKTAIKQALQFAENAYQLEDAHTQVLEKQAKFERVFEEFGLAIAGQTLLDKIEKDYQRESQPEVFSIANEWFSRFTKAHFSLIIPEQTTNGFEFLAYDTKSCEIKKLHELSRGTQSQLILAVRLAFNLFIEKEKKPLPFFLDETLSGSDTERFYEIARSLCEIAAAGRQIFYFTCREADMHAWEQVVKDHKGLTFNRIDLSSMQPLEKIVPSMIPMQTRQPLPEETLVDYAAFFTIPQIIPHLGKGHVHVYHLLEEAEELYYLQHLHIQTYGQLKQQMELGKIQRSFGNEKTWKKIASKGLILEQFFACWNVGRGKAIDAEILTRCGVSDKYLEPILAIADQTHYNSSKLLEILAAKQDERLKGFRLQTLSRLKEVLIEEGYVDTREPLSLESFQIELLQIAGPSIQAGILTPQETIQFINQLGDRIKAYTNFLQSD
- a CDS encoding metallophosphoesterase family protein; this translates as MSVPLMPNSVRLLCLADLHLGRSSPPLPEGLTATQFTSRAAWEAIVHYAVSPENKIDAVLLCGDAVDQDDLFFETFHVFEKGIRALIDAKIPLIAVTGNHDASVFRKLAQTISSPFFHLLGKDGKWESLLLTLNCRNIRFDGWSFPENHVSYNPLQRYHNDLPSISSTDPVIGLLHCDCPGTALSRYAPVKVQDFDGLPPLAWALGHIHKPTTLYQNPLVFYCGSPQGLDASENGDHGAHLLEILPNHEIKKNFISFAKIRWENIQLSISQTDIDNFEERLIREFSALHASFENHSPFLQAVGCRLTLIGSHSAYRQIPTLIEKMQNRVLFSINSVEYFIEHTQNYTQPSYDLKQLSELSDPAGLLAKQLLALENSLPDVQSILQMTRARLSSAQEKYAYFSQFEVSDEQIKAWLLQSGYQALDLLLSQKEKE